One Alosa alosa isolate M-15738 ecotype Scorff River chromosome 22, AALO_Geno_1.1, whole genome shotgun sequence DNA segment encodes these proteins:
- the LOC125287756 gene encoding neuronal pentraxin receptor-like, giving the protein MVAFIGAVICIIAAVHTGSSSAAVAQPLADNQSLLSTDAGVQTLAPGSVPARAGPVDALHGPEANGGEPGSVEAPTFYTVSGTTGGGPGGGEQVIYSRLICTPIPAGECKPKNFQQQADDPTLYAGEDWGYLRTTADELRQTVLQQKDEILTDQRTIRELTGKLTECERDMVVAGNPERSAGIWGGKRDEEDHIMVRDEAPSEILAARAVQELEQAINQLKGRIEKLESEMGPHPHNHTATSQKPALPTILAGISSAPSGGRAEDAPLQVEDLEGELEKKMQLLEKERKALRQESIRHRERIDQGISSVHQRVTGLEQGHTDAVLEGFQLSFPVQSPSSTSRAAAYALVTSPVPTLHALTVCFWLRPLHGRLGTPLSYAVPGQPNELVLLQGKHQPLELIVNNQVAPLPLNVSVGSWQHICVSWHRKGGQWRVYQGGKLRGEGQGVAPGHYIRPGGVLILGQEQDIVGGGFDASQALEGEMSQLSLWDRTLRPAEVSALAHCTKGMLGNVVPWREQTLEVYGGATRVPGEPCANQHASAKQ; this is encoded by the exons ATGGTGGCCTTTATCGGAGCGGTCATCTGCATCATTGCTGCAGTTCACACCGGATCATCTTCGGCCGCCGTAGCTCAGCCACTGGCTGACAACCAGTCGCTTCTGTCTACGGACGCGGGTGTCCAGACTCTTGCCCCTGGGTCCGTGCCTGCGCGGGCCGGACCTGTGGACGCTCTCCACGGTCCTGAAGCCAACGGCGGGGAACCGGGGAGCGTGGAGGCACCGACCTTCTACACAGTCAGCGGTACTACCGGAGGTGGACCAGGAGGAGGGGAACAGGTGATCTACAGCCGCCTCATCTGCACTCCCATCCCCGCCGGCGAGTGCAAACCCAAAAACTTTCAGCAACAAGCGGACGACCCTACGCTGTACGCAGGCGAGGATTGGGGATACCTGCGCACCACGGCCGACGAGCTGCGACAAACCGTGCTTCAGCAGAAGGACGAGATTCTCACAGACCAACGGACCATTCGCGAGCTGACGGGGAAGCTAACCGAATGCGAGAGGGACATGGTGGTCGCTGGCAACCCCGAGAGGAGCGCGGGCATATGGGGTGGCAAACGGGACGAAGAAGACCACATCATGGTGAGAGACGAGGCGCCATCTGAAATACTCGCTGCCCGCGCTGTCCAGGAGCTGGAACAAGCCATCAATCAGCTGAAGGGCCGCATTGAAAAACTAGAG TCGGAGATGGGACCTCATCCTCACAATCACACAGCCACAAGCCAGAAGCCCGCGCTCCCGACGATCCTGGCCGGGATCTCTAGCGCCCCCAGTGGCGGCCGTGCAGAGGACGCGCCGCTGCAGGTGGAGGACCTGGAAGGGGAGCTGGAGAAGAAGATGCAGCTGCTGGAGAAGGAGCGGAAGGCCCTGCGCCAGGAGAGCATCCGTCACAGAGAGCGCATCGACCAGGGCATCAGCAGCGTCCACCAGAGGGTTACAGGGCTGGAGcaag GACACACAGACGCTGTGTTGGAGGGTTTCCAGCTGTCCTTCCCTGTGCAGAgccccagcagcaccagcagggcGGCAGCGTACGCGCTGGTGACGTCTCCCGTGCCCACTCTGCACGCCCTGACCGTCTGCTTCTGGCTGCGCCCGCTGCACGGCCGCCTGGGCACCCCGCTCTCCTACGCTGTCCCCGGCCAGCCCAACGAACTGGTGCTGCTGCAGGGCAAGCACCAGCCACTGGAGCTCATCGTCAACAACCAG GTGGCGCCGTTGCCTCTGAACGTCTCAGTGGGAAGCTGGCAGCACATCTGTGTGAGCTGGCACAGGAAGGGGGGGCAATGGAGAGTCTACCAGGGGGGCAAACTGCGTGGCGAGGGGCAAGGCGTGGCACCTGGACACTACATCCGCCCCGGAGGCGTCCTCATATTGGGGCAAGAACAG GATATTGTCGGCGGTGGCTTTGATGCCAGCCAGGCTCTAGAGGGCGAGATGTCTCAGCTGAGCCTGTGGGACCGGACCCTGAGGCCGGCCGAGGTGTCAGCGCTCGCCCACTGCACCAAGGGCATGCTGGGAAACGTAGTCCCCTGGAGGGAGCAGACCCTGGAGGTGTACGGTGGAGCCACCAGGGTGCCCGGGGAGCCCTGTGCCAACCAGCACGCCAGTGCCAAGCAGTGA